Proteins from a genomic interval of Synechococcus sp. A15-28:
- a CDS encoding PHP domain-containing protein — MSHPLRSVLADVVPDSCPGTLNFHCHTICSDGSLEPLELIRQASERGLSHLAVTDHHSARAFQPMADWLDVQRDAGAVVPTLWSGMEISSLLKGCLVHILALGFEPGHAALEPYNRGDAVVGEALRADSVVKAIHDAGGLAVLAHPARYRLSHELLIDEAARLGFDGGEAWYDYDMQTVWAPSPMICEAIDQQLTKLGLLRTCGTDSHGIDLGGR, encoded by the coding sequence ATGAGCCATCCACTTCGTTCCGTTCTGGCTGACGTTGTCCCCGACAGCTGTCCGGGGACCCTCAACTTCCACTGCCACACGATCTGCAGTGATGGCAGCCTCGAACCCCTCGAACTGATCCGTCAGGCGTCGGAGCGTGGGCTCTCCCATCTGGCCGTGACCGACCACCACAGCGCCCGGGCCTTTCAGCCGATGGCGGATTGGCTTGACGTACAGAGAGATGCCGGTGCCGTGGTGCCGACGTTGTGGAGCGGCATGGAAATCAGCTCCTTGCTCAAGGGATGTCTTGTCCACATCCTGGCCCTGGGGTTTGAACCGGGCCATGCCGCTCTGGAGCCCTACAACCGTGGCGATGCCGTGGTGGGAGAGGCGTTACGAGCCGACTCCGTGGTCAAGGCCATTCACGACGCCGGCGGTCTGGCCGTGCTGGCCCATCCAGCCCGATACCGCCTCAGCCATGAGCTGCTGATCGACGAGGCCGCCCGGCTTGGCTTTGACGGCGGTGAAGCCTGGTACGACTACGACATGCAAACGGTCTGGGCACCCAGTCCGATGATCTGCGAGGCCATCGATCAGCAACTGACGAAACTTGGCCTTTTGCGTACGTGTGGCACCGACAGTCATGGAATCGACCTTGGTGGCCGCTAA
- a CDS encoding cryptochrome/photolyase family protein produces the protein MDVTLIFPHQLFADHPAIQPGRNVALIEDPLLFGTDPQWSLRMHQQRRLLHRASMTAYAEQLRRRGFSVIHQHHDAAPDTDGHLQLLHAAGYRHVHLVDLVDQWLERRLNAFAQRVGLQVTVLPTPMLLTPADVLEKHFSTGKKPLMAKFYEMQRTRLGVLIDPDGRPVGGQWSFDADNRKKLPKGISVPSVPVASTSAVVETARQQLAEENLPGLGKLDGFHYPIDHDEASRWLETFLDERLVQFGAYEDAISTQHRVMWHGVLTPMLNIGLLTPQQVLDQTLARAEGGDVPLNSLEGFIRQIIGWREFMAAMYRRHGVAMRNGNFWEVEDRPIPEAFYTGCTGLPPIDDAIGHALDTGYCHHIERLMLLGNVMLLCGFHPTRVYSWFMELFVDAYDWVMVPNVYGMSQFADGGIFTTKPYVSGSNYVRKMSDYKKGEWCEIWDGLFWSFIRRHESFFRSQFRLAMMARNLDRMAPETLLGHQRRASDFLDGLT, from the coding sequence GTGGACGTCACCCTGATCTTTCCCCACCAGCTGTTTGCTGATCATCCGGCGATTCAGCCCGGTCGCAACGTGGCTTTGATCGAGGATCCACTGCTGTTTGGCACGGACCCGCAATGGTCGTTGCGGATGCATCAGCAGCGCCGGCTCCTGCATCGCGCCTCGATGACGGCCTACGCCGAACAGCTGCGGCGGCGTGGCTTCAGCGTGATCCATCAGCACCATGACGCTGCACCGGACACCGATGGTCACCTGCAGCTGTTGCATGCAGCGGGCTATCGCCATGTCCATCTCGTTGACCTGGTGGATCAGTGGCTGGAACGTCGGTTGAACGCCTTCGCTCAGCGTGTCGGCCTGCAGGTGACCGTGCTTCCGACACCGATGTTGCTAACGCCTGCCGACGTGCTCGAGAAGCATTTCAGCACGGGCAAGAAGCCCTTGATGGCCAAGTTCTATGAGATGCAGCGCACCCGTTTAGGGGTCCTCATCGACCCCGACGGTCGCCCCGTCGGCGGCCAATGGAGTTTTGATGCCGACAACCGCAAGAAGTTGCCCAAGGGCATCAGCGTTCCATCCGTGCCGGTCGCGTCGACATCGGCTGTGGTGGAAACGGCACGGCAGCAACTGGCAGAGGAGAACCTCCCCGGGCTCGGCAAGCTTGATGGGTTCCACTACCCCATTGACCACGACGAAGCATCGCGCTGGCTCGAGACCTTTCTCGACGAACGCCTGGTTCAGTTCGGGGCCTATGAAGACGCCATCAGCACCCAGCACCGGGTGATGTGGCATGGCGTGCTGACGCCGATGCTGAACATCGGCTTGCTCACCCCCCAGCAGGTTCTGGATCAGACCCTGGCCCGGGCGGAAGGCGGTGATGTGCCCCTCAACTCACTCGAAGGCTTCATCCGCCAGATCATTGGATGGAGGGAATTCATGGCAGCCATGTATCGCCGCCATGGGGTGGCCATGCGCAACGGCAATTTCTGGGAGGTGGAGGATCGTCCGATTCCCGAGGCCTTCTACACCGGCTGCACAGGCCTGCCCCCGATCGATGACGCCATCGGCCACGCCCTGGACACCGGTTATTGCCATCACATTGAACGGCTGATGCTGCTGGGCAATGTGATGTTGCTCTGCGGCTTTCATCCCACCCGGGTCTACAGCTGGTTCATGGAGCTGTTCGTTGATGCCTACGACTGGGTGATGGTGCCCAACGTCTATGGCATGAGTCAGTTCGCCGACGGCGGCATCTTCACGACCAAGCCCTACGTCTCCGGCTCGAACTACGTCCGCAAGATGTCGGATTACAAGAAAGGTGAATGGTGTGAGATCTGGGACGGGCTCTTCTGGAGTTTCATCCGACGCCACGAATCCTTTTTCCGGAGTCAGTTCCGCCTGGCGATGATGGCTCGGAACCTCGACCGCATGGCCCCTGAGACGCTGCTGGGCCATCAGCGCCGGGCTTCTGATTTTCTTGACGGCCTCACCTGA
- a CDS encoding flavin reductase family protein gives MSLDADAKKVLLRKIPHGLFVCGVREGDEVNGFTASWVTQGSFEPPLVVMGVRADSTSHGIIERTKRFSLNMLKADQKDLAAVFFKPQKGLGGRFEAAPFQEGPKGLPLLEGVIGGVECELVGQIKHGDHTVFVGEVKSARLLEDGEALTMASTGWNYGG, from the coding sequence ATGAGCCTCGACGCCGACGCCAAGAAGGTGCTGCTGCGCAAGATCCCCCACGGCCTGTTCGTCTGCGGTGTCCGCGAAGGCGACGAGGTGAATGGCTTCACCGCCAGCTGGGTGACCCAGGGATCGTTCGAGCCCCCCCTCGTGGTGATGGGTGTTCGGGCTGACAGCACCAGCCACGGGATCATCGAACGCACCAAACGGTTTTCGCTGAACATGCTCAAAGCGGACCAGAAGGATCTGGCTGCGGTGTTCTTCAAGCCACAGAAGGGTCTGGGTGGCCGCTTTGAGGCGGCTCCATTCCAGGAGGGTCCCAAGGGCCTACCGCTCCTGGAGGGGGTCATTGGAGGTGTGGAGTGTGAGCTGGTGGGTCAGATCAAGCACGGTGACCACACCGTGTTTGTCGGTGAAGTCAAGAGCGCTCGGTTGCTTGAAGACGGTGAGGCCCTGACCATGGCGAGCACCGGCTGGAATTACGGCGGTTGA
- the uvrC gene encoding excinuclease ABC subunit UvrC produces the protein MPPLLTQPEVLERRLKDIPPEPGCYLMRDGEDRILYVGKSKSLRSRVRSYFRSRHDLSPRIRLMTRQVCEIEFIVTDSEAEALALESNLIKNHQPHFNVLLKDDKKYPYLCITWSEAYPRIFITRRRRFRSPLDRFYGPYVDVGLLRRTLFLVKRVFPLRQRPRPLHPDRTCLNYSIGRCPGVCQEKISSEDYHRTLRKVAMVFQGRSDELQRLLDEQMNRYAERLDFEAAARIRDQLQGMDQLTADQKMSLPDSSVSRDVLALACDERLAAVQLFQMRAGKLVGRLGYTADASALEPGLILQRVIEEHYSQVDAVEVPPELLVQHPLPQQELLEDWLTEQRERKVQIHCPKQRQKADLIELVQRNAEFELLRAQQGQEQQALATEDLAQLLELPTPPRRIEGYDISHIQGSDAVASQVVFIDGLPAKQHYRKYKIRSSSIQAGHSDDFMAMAEIMRRRFRRWARAKADGVDVGALRHKGGSALQTDGLNDWPDVVMIDGGKGQLSAVMEALRELDLHEDLNVCSLAKQREEVFLPGESQPLESEPDQLGVALLRRLRDEAHRFAVSFHRQQRGQRMKRSRLSDIPGVGPKRVKDLLAHFHSIDAIQLASVDVLAKAPGVGPALAKDIHGFFHPDDDARQDDGSEESPAHIA, from the coding sequence ATGCCGCCGCTGCTGACCCAGCCGGAGGTGCTCGAGCGCCGGTTGAAGGACATTCCGCCGGAACCCGGTTGCTATCTGATGCGCGATGGAGAGGACAGGATCCTCTACGTGGGCAAATCCAAATCCCTGCGCAGCCGGGTGCGCAGCTATTTCCGAAGTCGGCATGACCTGTCGCCGCGCATCCGTCTGATGACGCGTCAGGTCTGCGAGATCGAGTTCATCGTCACTGACAGTGAAGCGGAGGCCCTGGCCCTCGAGTCCAACCTGATCAAGAACCATCAGCCGCACTTCAATGTGCTGCTGAAGGACGACAAGAAGTACCCCTACCTCTGCATCACCTGGAGCGAGGCCTATCCCCGGATCTTCATCACCCGGCGGCGGCGTTTCCGCAGTCCCCTCGATCGCTTCTACGGCCCCTACGTCGACGTCGGCCTGCTGCGTCGAACACTGTTTCTGGTGAAGCGGGTGTTTCCGTTACGCCAGCGACCGCGACCGCTCCACCCCGATCGCACCTGCCTCAACTACAGCATCGGCCGCTGCCCGGGGGTCTGCCAGGAAAAGATCAGCTCAGAGGACTACCACCGCACCCTGCGCAAGGTGGCCATGGTGTTTCAGGGGCGCAGCGATGAACTGCAGCGTCTGCTGGATGAGCAGATGAACCGCTACGCAGAGCGCCTGGACTTCGAAGCGGCCGCCCGGATCCGTGATCAGCTCCAGGGCATGGACCAGTTGACCGCCGATCAGAAGATGAGTCTGCCCGACTCCAGCGTCAGCCGGGATGTGCTGGCCCTCGCCTGTGACGAACGCCTGGCCGCGGTCCAGTTGTTCCAGATGCGGGCCGGAAAACTGGTGGGGCGCCTGGGTTACACCGCCGATGCATCCGCCCTGGAGCCTGGGTTGATCCTGCAGCGCGTGATTGAAGAGCACTATTCCCAGGTGGATGCGGTCGAGGTGCCGCCCGAGCTGCTCGTGCAGCACCCCCTCCCGCAGCAGGAGCTTCTGGAGGACTGGCTGACGGAGCAACGGGAACGGAAAGTGCAGATTCACTGTCCCAAGCAGCGACAGAAGGCGGACCTGATCGAACTGGTGCAACGCAACGCTGAATTCGAACTGCTGCGGGCGCAACAGGGTCAGGAGCAACAGGCTCTGGCCACCGAGGATCTGGCGCAGCTGCTTGAGCTGCCGACACCACCGCGAAGAATCGAGGGCTACGACATCAGTCACATTCAGGGCAGTGATGCCGTCGCATCCCAGGTGGTGTTCATCGATGGACTGCCTGCCAAGCAGCACTACCGCAAATACAAGATCCGCAGCAGCAGCATTCAGGCCGGCCACAGCGATGACTTCATGGCCATGGCCGAGATCATGCGGCGGCGCTTTCGCCGCTGGGCTCGCGCCAAGGCGGATGGTGTGGATGTGGGTGCACTGCGCCACAAGGGAGGAAGCGCCCTGCAGACCGATGGCCTCAACGACTGGCCGGATGTGGTGATGATCGACGGCGGCAAAGGCCAGTTGTCAGCGGTGATGGAGGCCCTGAGGGAGCTGGATCTGCACGAGGATCTCAATGTCTGCTCTCTGGCCAAACAGCGGGAGGAAGTCTTTCTCCCCGGCGAGAGTCAGCCGCTGGAGAGTGAGCCGGACCAACTGGGCGTGGCGCTGCTGCGTCGCCTGCGTGATGAAGCCCACCGCTTCGCCGTGAGTTTTCACCGGCAGCAGCGCGGTCAACGGATGAAGCGCTCGCGCCTTTCCGACATCCCCGGGGTGGGCCCGAAACGGGTGAAGGACCTGCTGGCGCACTTCCACTCCATCGATGCGATTCAGTTGGCCTCCGTCGACGTGCTGGCCAAGGCGCCGGGTGTGGGTCCGGCCCTGGCCAAGGACATCCATGGGTTTTTCCACCCTGACGACGATGCCCGGCAGGATGACGGTTCCGAAGAGTCCCCTGCACACATCGCATGA
- the cobN gene encoding cobaltochelatase subunit CobN — MHRLASCPGIDPPEDVVLVEQPPADVLVLSSAATDLSCLEAVLLAAPEWNNRIRALHLDNLSHPAQLDHYLSTTAEQARLIVVRLLGSRGHWSYGLEQLQRWGDEHTDRQLLVLAGTVDQQRDLHGIGSVAPELADRLAALLREGGQTNMARLLEAIQALLDGTPPEIEQIEVVPLPDPFPWDWQEDVGATVGVVLYRAQLQAGDTALAQQLNLALRKRGLRPRLIWVSSLRDPAVQAGVLDLLRSQGAQVVITGTAFASVSSEQAGLGSPLWDRLDRPVLQLLTAGSSRERWQQSSRGLEPLDLSLQVVMPELDARVTTRPCAFRQPRAPMGGLATAITAQQPDQDGIDWLVEHAKGWIDLQDTPPSQRRMAMVLANYPVRDGRVANGVGLDTPASVVNIIDWLSEAGYQLGDLPRPDHGDQLIASLLQGRTNSAEGKQRRPLDHLPLATYQAWWDTIPIEARSLIASRWGEPQHACDLDEDHGFAIHGLRYGRLVVLLQPDRGYDPDQIADLHSPDLPPPHRYLAQYLWLREVHGSQVMVHVGKHGSAEWLPGKGVGLSAACGPHLALGALPHLYPFIVNDPGEGSQAKRRGHAVVLDHLTPPLGRAGLHGDLQRLECLLDELVEARQLGGERTAVLESKVLKTLQDLDWPGVPSRQELKRNPELVNSCLDQAETYLCELKESQIRTGLHRYGQCPDDGAMTELLMALARPPLQGQPGLTQLLAREAGLTFDPWTQEDGELLTSGDQVRLGALGCQRCRRVGDGCAWLEQQALLLIRQLLLHEHADDLVTPFQELIQRSDVLNKRCQELWQRLKDCGNAEREGLLRGLDGRRITAGPSGAPSRGRPDVLPTGRNFYSVDLRGLPTEAAWDLGRRSAERLLDLHLQEEGEPLRHLALSVWGTATMRNGGEDIAQLLALIGVRPVWDGPTRRLVDLEVIPAELLGRPRVDVVLRISGLFRDAFPQLVNWVDQAQRMVAMLEEPEEFNPLADLTRRDGPQGRIYGSAPGAYGAGLQALIDSGSWESRQDLGEAFLCWSQWRYDGSAEAVQDRSGLEQALSSVQVVLHNQDNREHDLLDSDDYYQFHGGLSAAAELVSGERPQLWFGDHSRRERPRLHRLEKELDKVMRSRMLNPRWIEGMQQHGYKGAFEMGASLDYLFAYDAATDRVPDWCYGAVCDSWLADPVNQTFLNDRNPWVLRDMAERLLEASNRGLWTGASQDQLNLLKDLVSSSEARIERGDLTC; from the coding sequence ATGCACCGTCTTGCCAGTTGCCCGGGCATTGATCCTCCCGAGGATGTGGTGCTCGTCGAGCAACCCCCGGCGGATGTGCTGGTTCTTTCCAGTGCCGCTACCGATCTCAGCTGCCTTGAGGCGGTGCTGCTGGCTGCTCCGGAGTGGAACAACCGGATCAGGGCTCTCCATCTCGACAATCTCAGCCATCCAGCGCAGCTGGACCATTACCTCTCCACCACTGCTGAGCAGGCCCGGTTGATCGTGGTGCGCCTGCTGGGTAGTCGCGGGCACTGGAGCTATGGGTTGGAGCAACTGCAGCGCTGGGGTGACGAACACACCGACCGGCAGCTGCTGGTGCTGGCGGGCACGGTTGATCAGCAACGCGACCTGCATGGCATTGGCTCGGTTGCTCCCGAGCTGGCGGATCGTCTAGCCGCTCTGTTGCGGGAAGGGGGCCAAACAAACATGGCCAGGCTGCTCGAGGCCATCCAGGCGCTGTTGGACGGAACGCCACCGGAAATCGAACAGATTGAGGTGGTGCCGTTACCGGACCCCTTCCCCTGGGATTGGCAGGAAGACGTCGGTGCCACCGTTGGTGTCGTGCTCTACAGAGCCCAGCTGCAGGCGGGTGACACCGCACTGGCTCAGCAGTTGAATCTGGCCCTGCGGAAGCGTGGCCTTCGGCCTCGTCTGATCTGGGTCAGCAGTCTCAGAGATCCAGCAGTCCAGGCCGGAGTTCTCGACCTGCTTCGCAGTCAGGGCGCCCAGGTGGTGATCACCGGCACGGCCTTTGCCTCCGTCAGCAGCGAGCAGGCCGGCCTTGGAAGCCCCCTCTGGGATCGTCTTGATCGTCCCGTGCTGCAGTTGCTGACCGCAGGAAGCAGTCGGGAGCGCTGGCAACAGTCCAGCCGTGGTCTTGAACCTCTGGATCTGTCCCTGCAGGTGGTGATGCCGGAACTGGACGCCAGAGTCACCACTCGCCCCTGTGCGTTCCGACAGCCTCGCGCACCGATGGGGGGCCTCGCCACGGCGATCACGGCGCAGCAACCCGACCAGGACGGCATCGACTGGTTGGTGGAGCACGCCAAAGGCTGGATTGATCTCCAGGACACTCCTCCCAGCCAGCGACGGATGGCCATGGTGCTGGCCAACTACCCGGTACGCGATGGGCGTGTGGCCAATGGGGTGGGGCTGGATACCCCGGCCAGCGTGGTCAACATCATCGATTGGCTGTCGGAAGCGGGATATCAACTGGGAGATCTCCCCAGGCCTGACCACGGTGATCAATTGATCGCTTCGTTGCTTCAGGGACGCACCAATTCAGCCGAGGGAAAGCAACGCCGCCCCCTCGATCACTTGCCGCTAGCGACCTACCAAGCCTGGTGGGACACCATTCCGATCGAAGCCAGGTCCCTGATTGCCAGCCGCTGGGGAGAACCGCAGCATGCCTGTGATCTGGATGAAGACCATGGCTTTGCCATCCATGGTTTGCGCTACGGCCGTCTTGTGGTTTTGCTGCAGCCGGACCGGGGCTATGACCCGGACCAGATCGCTGATCTGCATTCGCCGGACCTGCCTCCACCGCACCGTTACCTGGCCCAGTACCTCTGGCTGCGAGAGGTTCACGGGAGTCAGGTGATGGTCCATGTGGGCAAGCACGGCAGTGCCGAGTGGTTGCCGGGCAAAGGCGTGGGTCTCAGTGCTGCTTGCGGCCCCCATCTGGCCCTGGGGGCGCTGCCGCATCTTTACCCGTTCATCGTCAATGACCCCGGGGAAGGGTCCCAGGCCAAACGCCGGGGGCATGCGGTGGTGCTGGATCACCTCACCCCACCCTTGGGTCGTGCCGGCCTGCATGGCGACCTTCAGCGGCTTGAGTGTCTGCTGGATGAACTGGTGGAGGCCCGTCAGCTCGGCGGTGAGCGCACTGCGGTGCTGGAATCCAAGGTGCTGAAGACCCTTCAGGATCTGGACTGGCCAGGGGTTCCCAGTCGACAGGAGCTGAAGCGGAACCCAGAGCTGGTGAACAGTTGTCTTGACCAAGCGGAGACCTATCTCTGCGAACTGAAGGAATCCCAGATCCGTACCGGTCTGCATCGCTACGGCCAGTGCCCGGACGACGGCGCCATGACAGAGCTGCTGATGGCCCTGGCCCGTCCTCCGCTGCAGGGGCAGCCTGGTCTGACGCAGCTGCTGGCCAGGGAAGCTGGCTTGACGTTCGACCCCTGGACCCAGGAGGACGGTGAACTCCTCACGTCTGGTGATCAGGTGCGGTTAGGCGCCCTGGGGTGTCAGCGCTGCCGTCGCGTGGGTGATGGCTGCGCATGGCTTGAACAGCAGGCCCTGCTGTTGATCAGACAGCTTCTGCTCCACGAACACGCAGACGATCTGGTCACGCCGTTTCAGGAGCTAATTCAGAGATCAGACGTGTTGAACAAGCGTTGTCAGGAGCTGTGGCAGCGGCTGAAGGATTGTGGAAACGCCGAGCGTGAAGGCCTGCTGCGGGGGCTGGACGGTCGTCGCATCACCGCTGGCCCATCGGGTGCCCCAAGCCGTGGCCGACCGGATGTGTTGCCCACCGGTCGCAACTTCTATTCCGTTGATCTCCGCGGACTGCCGACGGAGGCGGCCTGGGACCTCGGCCGACGCTCCGCCGAACGGCTGCTGGACCTCCATCTTCAGGAGGAAGGGGAACCCCTGCGGCATCTGGCCTTATCGGTGTGGGGAACCGCCACGATGCGCAACGGTGGTGAGGACATCGCTCAGCTGCTGGCACTGATCGGCGTTCGCCCCGTCTGGGACGGCCCAACCCGGCGCCTGGTGGATCTGGAGGTGATCCCGGCGGAACTGCTTGGACGACCTCGGGTGGATGTGGTGTTGCGCATCTCCGGCTTGTTCCGGGATGCCTTCCCGCAGCTGGTGAACTGGGTGGATCAGGCCCAGCGCATGGTGGCGATGCTGGAGGAGCCGGAGGAGTTCAATCCCCTCGCTGACCTCACCCGTCGCGATGGTCCCCAGGGACGCATCTATGGATCTGCCCCTGGGGCCTATGGCGCAGGATTGCAGGCGCTGATCGACAGCGGCTCCTGGGAGTCGCGCCAGGATCTGGGGGAGGCGTTCCTCTGCTGGAGCCAATGGCGCTACGACGGATCAGCAGAAGCTGTCCAGGATCGCTCCGGCCTGGAGCAGGCCTTGTCCTCCGTTCAGGTTGTCCTGCACAACCAGGACAACCGGGAACATGACCTGCTGGATTCCGATGATTACTACCAGTTTCACGGTGGACTCAGTGCCGCAGCCGAACTGGTCTCCGGAGAACGCCCCCAGCTGTGGTTCGGCGACCACTCACGCCGCGAGCGTCCACGGCTGCACCGGCTGGAAAAGGAGCTGGACAAGGTGATGCGCAGCCGGATGCTCAACCCCCGCTGGATCGAGGGGATGCAGCAGCACGGCTACAAGGGCGCCTTCGAGATGGGAGCCAGCCTGGACTATTTATTCGCCTACGACGCCGCCACCGATCGGGTGCCGGACTGGTGCTACGGAGCCGTCTGCGACAGCTGGCTTGCTGATCCGGTCAACCAGACCTTCCTGAACGACCGCAACCCGTGGGTGCTGCGTGACATGGCGGAAAGGCTGCTCGAGGCGTCCAATCGAGGGCTATGGACCGGAGCCAGCCAGGATCAATTGAATCTGCTGAAAGACCTGGTCAGCAGCAGCGAAGCCCGAATCGAGCGCGGTGATCTCACTTGTTGA
- the coaD gene encoding pantetheine-phosphate adenylyltransferase has translation MRALYPGSFDPLTNGHMDLIERAAALFGQVTVAVLSNPNKKPAFSVDQRIEQIRNATRHLNGIDVVSFDGLTVHCAATHQADLILRGLRAMSDFEYELQIAHTNRSLAADLETVFLATSTRHSFLSSSVVKEVARFGGPVDHMVPKEVAKDLNRLFNSAFPPR, from the coding sequence ATGAGGGCGCTCTACCCGGGCAGTTTTGATCCACTGACCAATGGCCACATGGATCTGATCGAACGGGCTGCTGCTCTGTTCGGTCAGGTCACGGTGGCGGTTCTGTCGAATCCCAACAAGAAGCCCGCCTTCAGTGTTGATCAGCGCATCGAGCAGATCCGGAACGCGACCCGTCACCTGAACGGCATCGATGTGGTCAGTTTTGACGGATTGACGGTCCACTGCGCGGCAACCCATCAGGCCGATCTCATCCTGCGCGGTCTTCGCGCAATGAGCGACTTCGAATACGAGTTGCAGATCGCCCACACCAACCGGTCTCTGGCCGCAGATCTGGAAACGGTGTTTCTGGCGACATCAACCCGTCACAGCTTCCTCAGCAGCTCCGTGGTCAAGGAGGTCGCCCGCTTCGGCGGCCCAGTTGATCACATGGTCCCCAAGGAGGTGGCGAAGGACCTGAACAGGCTCTTTAATTCGGCTTTCCCACCCCGGTGA
- the hemJ gene encoding protoporphyrinogen oxidase HemJ, with product MTLPPEAYLWFKTLHIVGVVVWFAGLFYLVRLFIYHVETAELAAELQQPFRDQYSLMEKRLANIITTPGMVVAVSMAIGLLVAQPSWLQQGWMHAKLGFVAALLAYHVACYRLMGQLQAGTCQWSGKQLRALNELPTLLLVIVVMLVVFKNQFPTGAATWFIVALVVFMAASIQFYARWRRLRAEAQAVTGS from the coding sequence ATGACCCTCCCACCTGAGGCCTACCTCTGGTTCAAGACGCTTCACATCGTTGGTGTTGTCGTCTGGTTCGCCGGCTTGTTCTATCTGGTGCGGCTGTTCATTTATCACGTTGAAACGGCGGAGCTTGCAGCAGAGCTGCAACAGCCGTTCAGGGATCAGTACAGCCTGATGGAGAAACGCCTGGCCAACATCATCACCACACCGGGAATGGTGGTAGCGGTGTCCATGGCCATCGGCCTGTTGGTGGCCCAACCCAGCTGGCTGCAACAGGGCTGGATGCACGCCAAATTGGGTTTCGTGGCAGCTCTTCTGGCATATCACGTCGCCTGCTATCGCCTGATGGGTCAACTGCAGGCCGGGACCTGTCAGTGGAGCGGCAAGCAACTGCGGGCACTCAATGAACTGCCGACTCTGCTGCTGGTGATTGTGGTGATGCTGGTGGTGTTCAAGAACCAGTTCCCGACCGGAGCAGCCACCTGGTTCATCGTGGCCCTGGTGGTGTTCATGGCAGCGTCCATTCAGTTCTATGCCCGTTGGCGCCGCCTGCGGGCGGAAGCCCAGGCGGTCACGGGTAGCTGA